One genomic segment of Aquipluma nitroreducens includes these proteins:
- a CDS encoding FtsX-like permease family protein has translation MNINLYIARRIFSSKENRENLSHRIVNIALFGIVLGLVVLILSVAIVTGYKSEVGRKVIGFGSHLQIVNLDSNQSFETSPISQNQPFLPELKSIEGIRHVQIFATKPGIIRTDDEIQGVVLKGIGPDFDWSFFQENKVAGETFQVQDTVRSNKIWISKQMADLLKLKLGDDLNMFFINGSEFVPRQRKFQLAGIYKTSLEEFDRMFVLVDINHIRRLNNWKEDQISGFEILVNDFKELEPVEKDVNDLLLRNTTPDSPVLQVVSIKEKYRHIFDWLGLLDMNVWVILTLMVLVAGFNMVSSLLVIILERTQMIGILKAMGARNWSIRKVFLYFSVMLILKALVWGNILGIGICLIQQYTHVFKLDPSSYYLEYVPIHLTVLHLVLLNVGTVLITVLMLLLPSYFITKVSPEKTIRFE, from the coding sequence TTGAATATAAACCTTTACATAGCCAGACGGATTTTTTCCTCGAAAGAAAATCGGGAAAATCTTTCACACCGGATCGTAAACATTGCCCTTTTCGGTATAGTTCTCGGTTTGGTAGTGCTGATTTTGTCAGTGGCTATTGTTACCGGTTATAAATCGGAAGTTGGGCGCAAGGTTATCGGCTTCGGTTCTCACTTGCAGATTGTTAATCTCGATTCCAATCAATCGTTCGAAACCAGTCCAATTAGTCAGAATCAGCCATTTCTTCCTGAACTCAAAAGTATTGAAGGTATCCGTCATGTTCAGATCTTTGCAACCAAACCTGGCATTATTCGCACCGATGACGAAATTCAGGGCGTTGTGCTGAAGGGAATCGGACCTGATTTCGACTGGTCATTTTTTCAGGAAAATAAAGTGGCAGGCGAAACTTTTCAGGTTCAGGACACTGTTCGAAGCAACAAAATCTGGATTTCGAAACAAATGGCCGACTTGCTTAAACTGAAGCTGGGCGATGATCTCAATATGTTTTTTATCAATGGATCGGAGTTTGTGCCACGTCAGCGTAAATTTCAACTGGCCGGAATTTACAAAACCAGTCTCGAAGAGTTCGACCGGATGTTTGTTTTGGTTGACATCAACCACATTCGTCGGTTAAATAACTGGAAGGAAGATCAGATCAGTGGTTTCGAGATTCTGGTCAACGATTTTAAGGAACTCGAGCCAGTTGAAAAAGACGTAAATGATTTGCTCCTGAGAAATACAACCCCCGACAGCCCGGTTTTACAGGTTGTTAGTATCAAGGAAAAATACAGGCATATTTTCGATTGGCTGGGCTTGCTTGATATGAATGTGTGGGTGATTTTAACACTAATGGTTCTGGTGGCCGGATTTAATATGGTTTCGAGCCTGCTGGTTATTATTCTCGAACGTACCCAAATGATTGGAATCCTAAAAGCCATGGGAGCGCGCAATTGGAGCATCCGAAAAGTGTTTCTCTATTTTTCGGTTATGCTGATTCTGAAAGCGCTGGTATGGGGAAATATTCTGGGTATTGGCATTTGTCTTATTCAGCAGTACACGCATGTTTTCAAGCTCGATCCAAGTTCGTATTACCTCGAATATGTTCCAATACATCTGACTGTTTTGCACCTGGTTTTGCTGAATGTCGGAACCGTTTTGATAACAGTACTGATGCTGCTGTTGCCTTCCTATTTTATTACTAAAGTTTCTCCTGAAAAAACGATTCGCTTCGAATAA
- a CDS encoding lysylphosphatidylglycerol synthase transmembrane domain-containing protein, whose amino-acid sequence MKQNILKTLKFVSFFALGIFIFWMVYKDQDFNRIKSILTNDVNYFWIVVSLLLGLLSHVSRTIRWNLLIEPLGRKPRLMNTFLAVMVGYLMNLALPRMGEISRCGVIARYEKISFTKLVGTVVTERLIDVLMLLILLVIVVLTQFGQVLEFLNNNPEVNEKLQKVIYSPVLIGGLLLFFAVLWLSRHKIRESSLMKRVMGFVGQFVEGFRSIGKMKRKGSFIFHSVFIWVLYYLMMYLIFFSFGFTSNLGPLAGLTVFVLGSFGMVAPVQGGIGAWHFMVIEGLALYGVDRVDGKVFALLAHGTSTVMLIVLGLIGVLVLPFVNEREEVLENSH is encoded by the coding sequence TTGAAACAAAATATACTTAAAACCCTCAAATTTGTCTCCTTCTTTGCGCTCGGGATATTCATATTCTGGATGGTTTATAAAGATCAGGATTTTAATCGTATAAAAAGCATTTTAACCAACGATGTTAATTATTTCTGGATTGTGGTTTCGCTCTTGCTCGGCTTGTTAAGCCACGTTAGCCGAACGATACGCTGGAATTTGCTGATTGAACCACTGGGAAGGAAACCACGGCTGATGAATACATTTTTAGCGGTAATGGTTGGTTATCTCATGAATTTGGCTTTACCTCGGATGGGCGAAATATCGAGATGTGGAGTTATTGCACGATACGAAAAAATATCGTTTACCAAGTTGGTAGGTACAGTGGTTACTGAGCGTCTGATTGATGTTTTGATGTTGCTTATCCTTTTGGTAATAGTTGTTCTGACTCAATTTGGACAGGTGCTTGAATTTCTGAACAATAACCCTGAAGTTAATGAAAAGCTGCAAAAAGTAATTTACTCGCCAGTGCTGATTGGTGGATTATTGTTATTTTTTGCCGTTTTATGGCTTAGTCGTCACAAGATTCGCGAAAGTTCATTAATGAAAAGGGTGATGGGTTTTGTAGGCCAGTTCGTTGAAGGTTTTCGCAGCATCGGTAAAATGAAGAGGAAAGGTTCATTTATTTTTCACTCGGTATTCATCTGGGTTTTGTATTACCTGATGATGTATCTGATATTCTTTTCCTTTGGATTTACTTCGAATTTAGGTCCATTGGCCGGATTAACCGTATTTGTTTTGGGAAGTTTTGGCATGGTGGCTCCGGTGCAGGGTGGTATTGGCGCCTGGCACTTTATGGTCATTGAGGGACTTGCTCTTTATGGCGTTGACAGGGTTGATGGGAAAGTGTTCGCTTTACTTGCACATGGCACCTCAACCGTAATGCTGATCGTGCTTGGCCTTATTGGAGTATTGGTTCTGCCATTTGTAAACGAACGCGAAGAAGTATTGGAAAATAGTCATTAG
- a CDS encoding DUF3667 domain-containing protein, whose product MSVNKIKTEICLNCETHLRPEDNYCPNCGQKNTTHIIPLKHILLETFEDFFHFDTKLWNTIKTTFAHPGKITRDYLEGKRARYVPPVKFYIFISFIFFLLLGKLSDHAIDERKNPQDWNLTISKSMSISLNELLGEKKLYYSKDSNDVRLIEFDFTSKDSLQRYLVQLKSAPDSVINKLLVEDDMDTTANVRKNFRNLLALIPEHSSALDSMKQNYFVDGKFEFETAEEYNQFKEKIRDYSDAQIDSVLISKGENANWVNRQLLRKFRKFDWKDKDDMKVLIHAVLKSISLTMFVMMPVTALLLLLIFYRKKYYYEHLIFSIHIHTIFFLILSLVLGIQIFISDSLGNMLWSWTFLICLIYLVLSLKYNYKQPWGKTIAKFLLMSMPYLIISLTLAVVAIVYGFLA is encoded by the coding sequence ATGTCAGTAAATAAAATAAAAACCGAAATCTGCCTGAATTGTGAAACGCATTTGCGTCCTGAAGATAATTATTGTCCGAATTGTGGACAAAAGAACACCACGCACATCATTCCACTAAAACACATTTTACTGGAAACTTTTGAAGACTTTTTCCATTTCGACACAAAGCTGTGGAATACGATTAAAACTACGTTTGCCCATCCGGGGAAAATTACACGCGATTACCTGGAGGGCAAGCGGGCACGCTATGTGCCACCAGTGAAATTTTACATTTTCATTAGTTTTATTTTCTTTTTACTGTTGGGCAAACTTAGCGATCATGCCATTGATGAACGCAAAAATCCACAAGATTGGAATCTAACCATTTCGAAATCCATGAGTATTTCACTCAACGAGTTGCTTGGAGAGAAGAAATTGTATTACAGTAAAGATTCGAACGATGTGCGCCTGATTGAGTTTGACTTTACCTCGAAGGATAGCCTTCAGAGGTATTTGGTACAACTCAAATCGGCTCCCGACTCGGTCATTAACAAACTGCTGGTTGAGGACGATATGGATACAACCGCCAATGTAAGGAAGAACTTTCGCAATTTGCTTGCGCTTATTCCAGAACATAGTTCAGCTTTGGATTCGATGAAACAGAACTATTTTGTTGATGGCAAATTTGAATTCGAAACAGCAGAAGAATATAATCAGTTTAAAGAAAAAATTCGTGATTATTCTGATGCGCAGATTGATTCGGTATTGATCTCGAAGGGGGAAAATGCCAATTGGGTCAACCGGCAATTGTTAAGGAAATTTCGAAAGTTTGACTGGAAAGACAAAGATGATATGAAGGTGCTTATTCATGCCGTTTTGAAAAGTATCTCTTTAACCATGTTTGTAATGATGCCAGTCACAGCGTTATTACTTTTGCTCATATTTTACCGGAAGAAATACTATTATGAACATTTAATATTTTCGATTCATATACATACCATCTTTTTTCTCATCCTGAGTTTAGTTCTTGGTATTCAGATTTTCATTAGTGATAGTTTGGGCAATATGTTATGGAGTTGGACATTTCTTATTTGTTTGATTTATCTCGTTTTGTCGCTTAAGTACAATTACAAGCAACCCTGGGGCAAAACAATCGCCAAATTTTTACTAATGTCGATGCCATACTTAATTATTAGTCTGACACTTGCTGTAGTTGCGATTGTTTACGGGTTTTTAGCTTAA
- a CDS encoding ABC transporter permease, with product MLLTRLIIESFSFAFGSLRGNKLRTFLSLLGITIGIFAIISVFTVIDSLEGYIRNSLNSLGSNMVYIQKWPWAPPEGESEYPWWKYMNRPVPTMEEADELARRSKNIEDAVYFFGFNRTVQFENSKAENTEILATTHDLINTWSLDIEKGRYFTESESNSGASLAILGSELALKLFDKEDPIGKMIKIQGHRLQVIGVYLKKGTDMFNTSMDKRVHIPVVYAMSMVDVRDRDQGQAINIKAKPDADHDEFVSEIEGTMRSLRRLRPLEENDFAINEVSVISNRFDAFFKVFNFAGWIIGGFSILVGGFGIANIMFVSVKERTKIIGIQKALGAKKYFILLQFIFEAVVLSLVGGVIGLILIFIGTLIFSYVADMTIALSMANIILGLTISGVIGILAGFIPALSASRLDPVEAMNSI from the coding sequence ATGCTTTTAACCAGATTAATAATAGAGAGTTTTTCATTTGCCTTTGGATCGCTCAGAGGAAATAAGTTACGCACATTTCTTTCGCTATTGGGAATTACCATCGGAATTTTTGCCATTATTTCTGTTTTTACGGTGATCGATTCATTGGAAGGATACATTCGGAATAGCCTGAATTCGTTGGGCAGCAACATGGTTTACATTCAGAAATGGCCATGGGCTCCGCCTGAAGGTGAATCGGAGTATCCCTGGTGGAAATACATGAACCGGCCCGTGCCTACCATGGAGGAAGCCGACGAATTGGCTCGTCGTTCGAAGAACATCGAGGATGCCGTGTATTTTTTTGGTTTTAACCGTACTGTACAGTTCGAAAACAGCAAGGCTGAAAATACCGAGATTTTGGCAACCACTCACGACTTAATTAATACATGGAGTCTCGACATTGAAAAAGGGCGATATTTTACCGAGTCAGAGTCGAACTCCGGAGCCAGTCTGGCTATTTTGGGCAGCGAACTTGCTCTTAAACTTTTCGACAAAGAGGACCCCATCGGTAAAATGATTAAAATTCAAGGTCACAGGTTACAGGTTATTGGTGTTTATTTGAAGAAGGGGACTGATATGTTCAATACCAGCATGGATAAGCGGGTTCACATTCCGGTTGTTTATGCCATGAGCATGGTTGATGTGCGCGATCGCGACCAGGGTCAGGCCATTAATATAAAGGCCAAGCCTGACGCCGATCATGATGAATTTGTTTCTGAAATTGAAGGAACGATGCGTTCGCTTCGGCGATTGCGACCTTTGGAAGAAAACGATTTTGCAATTAATGAAGTGAGTGTGATTTCGAACCGTTTCGATGCATTTTTTAAGGTCTTCAATTTTGCCGGATGGATCATTGGCGGTTTCAGTATTCTGGTAGGTGGTTTCGGAATTGCCAATATCATGTTTGTATCAGTTAAAGAACGAACAAAAATTATAGGAATTCAAAAGGCCCTTGGAGCCAAGAAATATTTCATTCTGCTTCAGTTTATTTTTGAAGCAGTGGTGCTTTCTTTGGTTGGAGGTGTTATTGGACTTATCCTTATATTTATAGGCACACTCATCTTTAGCTATGTTGCTGATATGACGATTGCCTTGTCCATGGCCAATATCATTTTGGGCTTAACCATTTCGGGTGTCATTGGCATTCTGGCCGGGTTCATTCCTGCCCTTTCGGCTTCGCGGCTCGATCCGGTTGAGGCGATGAACAGCATTTAA
- the rsmA gene encoding 16S rRNA (adenine(1518)-N(6)/adenine(1519)-N(6))-dimethyltransferase RsmA — protein sequence MANVRAKKNLGQHFLNDKNIAKEIVESLRATNVKKVLEIGPGMGVLTQFLLENKAYETSVVEIDRESVDYLNSHFTEIKERIISADFLRLNLHNHFAEPFAIIGNFPYNISSQIFFKVLEYHNQIPEVVGMLQKEVAERLAAGPGSKTYGILSVFLQAYYDIEYLFTVHEDVFTPPPKVKSGVIRLTRNKTEKLNCDEKLFKGIVKMAFNQRRKTMRNSLKTMITTDELKANPIFDKRPEQLGVTEFEKIVRLIGQQSKNSDQSQ from the coding sequence ATGGCAAACGTAAGGGCAAAAAAGAATTTGGGGCAGCATTTTTTAAACGATAAGAATATTGCGAAAGAAATCGTTGAGAGTCTTCGGGCAACCAATGTGAAAAAAGTATTGGAAATTGGACCTGGAATGGGAGTTCTGACTCAATTTCTGCTGGAAAACAAAGCGTATGAAACTTCGGTGGTTGAAATCGACCGCGAATCGGTTGATTACCTGAATTCGCATTTCACTGAAATCAAAGAACGAATTATTTCGGCAGACTTTCTGAGATTAAACCTGCACAACCATTTTGCTGAACCTTTTGCTATTATTGGTAATTTCCCGTACAACATCTCGTCACAGATATTCTTTAAGGTTCTCGAATACCACAACCAAATTCCTGAAGTTGTTGGAATGCTTCAGAAAGAGGTTGCCGAAAGGCTGGCTGCCGGTCCCGGATCGAAAACCTATGGAATACTGAGCGTATTTCTTCAAGCCTATTACGACATTGAATATTTGTTTACCGTACATGAAGATGTATTTACGCCGCCGCCAAAAGTAAAATCAGGAGTCATCCGCCTGACTCGGAATAAAACCGAAAAGCTGAATTGCGATGAAAAGCTTTTTAAAGGCATCGTAAAAATGGCGTTCAACCAGCGGCGAAAAACCATGCGCAATTCATTAAAAACGATGATTACAACTGACGAATTAAAGGCCAACCCGATATTCGACAAACGTCCGGAGCAATTGGGTGTGACTGAGTTTGAAAAGATCGTGAGGTTGATTGGGCAACAGTCAAAAAACAGTGATCAGTCGCAGTAA
- a CDS encoding helix-turn-helix domain-containing protein yields MDHLKLTLLVSSFIIPLILAITLFVSSKNNLSKKIMGFGLLNAFFVFLANYIYFYKLFETYSYVHSLHIATVLWIFPSIYLYIKSIVESEKQLKKEFWHFLPGFVFGITSAILFGLLLSHDEKIYYLSNYRSGVQFESQNIKMVSVFRSTDVLLIVGQVIYYSVKFIQIPNKYQLELNEEYSNIENFSINWLKWFNVSFVSIGLLCVSFYMFNPFHEKNDFFLILFLFSISAFIWVLGIWSFKQKKPEVVLDSIQELSAENSDSLKIKEEELAKSLMAYFEKEKPYLQPDLTLTTVSKVIGTNRTYLSAVINSNFGVNFNVFVNQFRVRYIEDYLKQYPKTTKEELVDIGGFGSISSLKRAMKKVDNN; encoded by the coding sequence ATGGATCATTTAAAACTAACCTTATTAGTTTCGTCGTTTATAATTCCTCTGATACTGGCAATTACGTTGTTCGTTTCTTCGAAGAATAATTTGTCGAAAAAGATTATGGGTTTTGGGTTGTTAAACGCCTTTTTTGTATTTCTGGCCAATTATATTTATTTCTATAAGTTATTCGAAACCTATTCTTATGTTCACAGCTTGCACATTGCCACTGTTCTTTGGATTTTCCCTTCGATATATCTTTACATTAAATCGATTGTTGAAAGTGAAAAACAGTTGAAAAAAGAGTTCTGGCATTTCCTCCCGGGGTTTGTTTTTGGAATTACTTCAGCAATTCTTTTCGGGCTGCTATTGAGCCACGACGAAAAAATCTATTATTTGTCGAATTACAGGAGCGGAGTTCAATTTGAGAGTCAAAACATCAAAATGGTTTCTGTTTTTCGTTCCACCGACGTTTTACTAATTGTTGGGCAAGTCATTTATTATTCAGTAAAATTTATCCAGATACCGAATAAGTACCAGCTTGAATTAAATGAAGAATATTCCAATATCGAGAATTTCTCTATCAACTGGCTAAAATGGTTTAATGTGTCGTTTGTTTCCATTGGACTATTATGTGTATCTTTTTATATGTTTAATCCATTTCACGAAAAAAATGACTTTTTTCTGATTCTGTTTCTGTTTTCCATTTCAGCTTTTATTTGGGTGCTTGGAATTTGGTCGTTCAAGCAAAAGAAACCGGAAGTTGTTTTGGATTCAATTCAGGAGCTTTCTGCCGAGAACAGCGATTCTCTGAAAATAAAGGAAGAAGAGTTGGCTAAAAGTCTGATGGCTTATTTCGAAAAGGAGAAGCCTTATTTACAACCCGACCTTACGTTGACGACCGTAAGTAAGGTCATTGGAACAAACAGAACCTATCTTTCAGCGGTTATTAACAGTAATTTTGGGGTGAATTTCAATGTTTTTGTGAATCAGTTTCGAGTGCGTTATATCGAAGATTATCTAAAACAATACCCGAAAACAACAAAAGAAGAATTAGTCGACATCGGAGGTTTTGGCTCTATTAGTTCGCTAAAACGGGCTATGAAAAAAGTGGATAACAACTAA
- a CDS encoding 3-keto-disaccharide hydrolase, whose amino-acid sequence MNLNYLIKSTIAFVLLFSFSSFTPSNEKWVNLLDKNLSQWEVYQSFSFTNSFKGEQPKDESGNLIEPVGYNKNKSNVFTVEEVNGEPVLHITGEIYGCVFTKQEFENYHLTLKVKWGDKKWEPRIEKLKDSGLLYHSIGECGVDYWRSWMLSQEFQIMEGHMGDHWGIASSAIDVRAFIPEGNMNTVASQKQPFLPIGPGTGLDGFCLRSADYESPVGEWTTLELICFGDKSVRIVNGHVVMVLQNSRYMKDGKSIPLTKGKIQLQSEAAEVYFKDIRIKSIKELPEEYSRYFN is encoded by the coding sequence ATGAATCTGAATTATTTAATCAAATCAACTATCGCATTTGTGCTACTGTTTAGTTTTAGTTCATTCACTCCTTCAAACGAAAAATGGGTCAACTTACTCGACAAAAATCTTTCTCAATGGGAAGTTTACCAGAGTTTCAGCTTCACAAACAGTTTTAAAGGTGAACAACCGAAAGATGAAAGTGGCAATTTGATTGAACCTGTTGGTTACAATAAAAACAAGAGTAACGTTTTTACGGTTGAAGAAGTAAATGGCGAACCGGTATTGCACATCACAGGTGAAATATACGGGTGTGTATTCACCAAACAGGAATTTGAGAATTACCATTTGACTTTGAAAGTAAAATGGGGCGATAAAAAATGGGAGCCTCGCATAGAGAAGTTGAAAGATTCAGGCTTATTGTATCATTCAATTGGCGAATGTGGCGTCGATTACTGGCGCTCCTGGATGCTTTCGCAGGAATTTCAGATTATGGAAGGACACATGGGCGATCATTGGGGAATTGCGAGTTCGGCTATCGATGTTCGGGCATTTATTCCGGAAGGCAACATGAACACCGTTGCGAGCCAAAAACAACCCTTCCTGCCAATTGGTCCGGGAACAGGGCTCGATGGCTTTTGTTTGCGCAGCGCGGATTACGAAAGTCCGGTTGGCGAATGGACAACCCTTGAATTGATTTGTTTTGGCGACAAAAGCGTTCGTATCGTGAACGGGCATGTCGTTATGGTTCTCCAAAACTCACGATACATGAAAGATGGAAAATCAATTCCATTGACCAAAGGTAAAATTCAACTTCAAAGCGAAGCCGCCGAAGTCTATTTCAAAGACATTCGAATCAAATCGATCAAAGAATTACCGGAAGAATATTCCAGGTATTTCAATTAA
- a CDS encoding rod shape-determining protein yields the protein MGLFSFLTQEIAIDLGTANTIIIHNDKIVVDEPSIVTIDLKTEKLVAIGEKARQMQGKTHANLKTIRPLRDGVIADFNAAEQMIRGMIKMMNPKSRFFAPSLRMVVCIPSGSTEVEIRAVRDSSEHAGGRDVYMIYEPMAAAIGIGLDVEAPEGNMVVDIGGGTTEIAVISLGGLVTNKSIRIAGDDLTADIMEYMRHQHNIKIGERTAEEIKINVGSALSQLDNPPADYVIQGPNQMTALPIEVPVSYQEISHCLEKSINKIETAILSALEQTPPELYSDIVARGIWLAGGGALLRGLAKRFTDKINIQFHVAEDPLRAVARGTGIALKNVNKFSFLIR from the coding sequence ATGGGATTGTTTTCATTTTTAACGCAGGAAATTGCAATCGACCTTGGAACAGCCAACACCATTATTATCCACAACGATAAAATTGTTGTTGACGAGCCATCGATCGTTACCATTGACCTAAAAACTGAAAAGCTTGTTGCAATAGGTGAAAAAGCCCGGCAAATGCAGGGAAAAACGCATGCGAACCTGAAAACAATACGTCCGCTGCGTGACGGAGTAATTGCCGACTTTAACGCTGCAGAGCAAATGATCAGGGGAATGATCAAGATGATGAATCCGAAGTCACGCTTTTTTGCACCTTCGCTTCGGATGGTGGTTTGCATCCCTTCCGGATCAACCGAAGTTGAGATCCGTGCTGTTCGTGACTCTTCGGAACATGCCGGGGGACGCGATGTTTATATGATTTATGAACCAATGGCTGCCGCTATCGGTATCGGGCTAGATGTTGAAGCTCCTGAAGGAAACATGGTCGTTGACATCGGTGGTGGTACTACCGAAATTGCTGTAATTTCACTGGGTGGTTTGGTTACGAATAAATCAATCCGTATTGCTGGCGACGATTTGACTGCTGACATCATGGAATACATGCGTCATCAACACAACATCAAAATCGGTGAGCGCACTGCAGAAGAAATTAAGATCAATGTTGGATCGGCTTTGTCGCAACTCGACAATCCACCAGCTGACTATGTAATTCAAGGTCCAAACCAAATGACAGCCCTTCCAATTGAAGTGCCTGTTTCATACCAGGAAATTTCTCACTGTCTTGAAAAATCGATCAATAAAATTGAGACAGCCATTTTGAGCGCGCTCGAACAAACGCCTCCGGAACTTTATTCCGACATTGTTGCCCGTGGAATTTGGCTGGCAGGTGGTGGAGCTTTATTGCGTGGATTGGCCAAACGATTTACCGATAAAATCAACATCCAGTTTCATGTTGCCGAAGATCCGTTGCGTGCAGTTGCTCGTGGTACCGGTATCGCACTTAAGAATGTAAATAAATTCTCTTTCCTGATCAGATAA
- the purH gene encoding bifunctional phosphoribosylaminoimidazolecarboxamide formyltransferase/IMP cyclohydrolase — protein MKDLKTIKSALISVYHKDKLDQIVKRLDESGVTIYSTGGTQSFIEELGTPVIAVEELTSYPSILGGRVKTLHPKVFGGILNRRDNTGDQQQIAKYEIPEIDLVIVDLYPFEETVASGASDEDIIEKIDIGGISLIRAAAKNFNDVVIVSSRNQYQTLLDLLIEKEGATSLADRKEFARLAFATSSHYDSAIFNYFNGEKSEEARISVNDGQVLRYGENPHQSATFFKFNNTNSDITLSNAKVLQGKALSYNNMLDADAAWKSASDAFHSVTHLANKIAVSVVKHLNPCGLAVTDDILKSLELAWAGDPVSAYGGIVCFTGEIDQTIAEWFNKRFVEIIIATGYTPEALEVLGKKKNLRVLETPVKPEIAGEKLYRSISGGLLIQDEDEGLETEFKNVTKIQFDNSKMNLSKFGITACKHLKSNAIALVTQNPDGSFWLTGAGMGQPNRLDSLRQLTIPRFNLKEGIRIEDSVLISDAFFPFRDSVEAANEFGIKYIVEPGGSIRDEEVIAACDEFGIAMVFTGVRHFKH, from the coding sequence ATGAAGGACTTAAAAACAATTAAATCGGCGTTAATTTCAGTATATCACAAAGATAAGTTAGATCAGATTGTTAAAAGACTTGACGAATCAGGCGTTACAATCTATTCAACTGGTGGAACACAATCGTTTATTGAAGAACTTGGAACTCCCGTTATTGCGGTAGAAGAACTTACAAGTTACCCTTCAATTCTGGGAGGACGTGTAAAAACCCTTCATCCAAAAGTATTTGGCGGAATTTTGAACCGCAGAGACAATACAGGGGACCAGCAACAAATTGCCAAATACGAAATTCCTGAAATCGATTTAGTTATTGTTGACCTTTATCCATTTGAAGAAACCGTTGCTTCAGGAGCATCAGACGAAGACATCATTGAAAAAATTGACATTGGCGGTATTTCGCTGATTCGCGCTGCTGCCAAAAACTTCAACGATGTGGTTATTGTATCATCTCGTAACCAATACCAGACACTACTCGATTTGCTCATCGAAAAAGAAGGAGCAACTTCACTTGCCGACCGTAAAGAATTTGCACGTTTAGCTTTTGCGACTTCATCGCATTACGATAGCGCCATCTTCAATTATTTTAACGGCGAAAAATCAGAAGAAGCCCGCATTAGTGTTAACGACGGACAGGTTTTACGCTATGGCGAAAACCCTCACCAGTCGGCTACTTTCTTCAAATTCAACAACACAAATTCAGACATTACACTCTCGAATGCAAAAGTATTGCAAGGGAAAGCCCTTTCGTACAACAACATGCTCGATGCCGATGCTGCATGGAAATCAGCGAGTGACGCCTTCCATTCAGTAACTCATTTAGCAAATAAAATTGCCGTTTCGGTAGTCAAACATTTAAATCCATGCGGACTTGCTGTTACTGATGATATTCTGAAATCGCTCGAACTGGCTTGGGCTGGCGATCCGGTTAGCGCCTACGGAGGTATCGTTTGTTTTACCGGAGAGATTGACCAAACAATAGCCGAATGGTTCAATAAACGATTTGTTGAAATAATTATTGCGACTGGCTACACTCCTGAAGCTCTGGAAGTGCTGGGCAAAAAGAAAAACCTTCGCGTTTTGGAAACCCCTGTAAAACCTGAAATTGCCGGAGAGAAACTCTACCGTTCGATCAGTGGAGGTTTACTCATTCAGGATGAAGACGAAGGTCTGGAAACTGAATTCAAAAATGTAACAAAAATACAATTTGACAATTCAAAAATGAATCTGTCGAAATTTGGCATTACCGCCTGCAAACATTTAAAAAGTAATGCGATTGCCCTGGTAACACAAAATCCAGACGGATCTTTCTGGCTCACCGGAGCTGGAATGGGACAACCCAACCGACTAGATAGTTTGCGCCAATTAACCATTCCGAGATTCAATCTAAAAGAAGGCATTCGTATTGAAGATTCAGTATTGATCTCAGATGCATTTTTCCCTTTCAGAGACAGCGTTGAAGCTGCCAACGAATTCGGGATAAAATACATTGTAGAACCTGGTGGCAGTATTCGCGACGAAGAAGTAATCGCGGCCTGTGACGAATTTGGCATTGCAATGGTATTCACAGGAGTGAGACATTTCAAACACTAA